The Malus domestica chromosome 10, GDT2T_hap1 nucleotide sequence GGACCCCATAAAACTGACCTCCCTGCACATCAATATACAGAAGAACAATGATTATATTCTCATTGCAGAGTAGAAAAAATTTCGGGGGAGTAGGGTGGGGAGTGGGGGACCAATCAACAGCGTTTTATTGACACTTACTTTTCTTCCTAGAATCGTAAATAGGTAGTTTACGACTTGGGGTAAATAATAACTCGGGTTATTTGACAGAAATGGTGATcttttgtggtaaaaaaatCACGAGTTCGAGTCGTGCAAATGCGTACAATAAACGTTCATCCTCCGACCCTCACAAAGTGGGGTGAGCTTTGTTGATTTGGAGTctcactttttttattttatgttataacaaaggcTGTAGCTAGAGTGACATATAATCAATGTAGCATTTTATCTAGTACGAATTCGAAGTTCGACGTCTTTATTTGCCCTCCTCAATATAGGATTTTGAACAATTTAATCTAGCAACTTTGATATACAGGCCGACCGTAGCTAGGGTGACATATAATCAATGGAGCATTTTATCTAGTACGAAGTTCGTGGTCTCTATTTTACATCCTCAATATAGGATTTGAACCGTTTAAGCTAGCAACTTTAAATATAGTTTGAGTGTGACAGTCTCACAAATGTGCCATTACTAATTTATTTGTAATAAGTGGACGAAAAATAGTGATACTTAATGAACCTATGATAtagtattaataaataaaatacgtGTAATACAAGTAGATTCATAACATCACATCACAGTGTGCAATTTTTTGTCCTAACACAACTTTATATATAATATCACCAACCATAATGCATGTAgtcatttgtttttcctttcgTGTACGTATATTCtttattgtttattttcttttcttatcaaAAGTTGGTCGTTCATATTAGAAtgcaatattttaaattactcTAACttacagagaaaaaaaaatcaaattcaagtgCAAAGAAAGTGAAACATTGCCCTAATTAACCAACTAATCTATCTCAGTTTCACATATACATAATAGACATATAGGTGtacgaaacaaaacaattagTATAAACTTCATATAGTTCATTAAAGTTGTGACTCACTTGTACGTGTGCCAAAACAAAGGTGACTGATGCTTCAAAGAGTCAATTGCAGATTAATGATACATTTGCTTAATAAGCAgaaatttcatttaaaaaaaaactatattatctacactaattaGAAGGAGGGGTGGGCTTAGTCTTACAAtgtgttagcaataatgtgatacAAACTCACTTTTGAtgagaatcaaatctaagatctctcactcataagtgaagaggaataccactaaaccgtagtactaagtggcagaaATTTCATATCATGCTTAATGACTAAGCCAAGAACATTATTAACACTAATCTGTGATCCATCGAAAGACATCAATATGTGTCGAACTGTTGTGAGCCATCGGTCCAAAGTatttgattttcatttcattttcgaGGAAGCTTGGTTTGCTCACACAACATTAAAAAGCTTTCCAGATTTAGCAAAATCCAGAAAGCTGGGTTTGCAGACAAAAGGGCAGGGTGGTTAACAGTCGCTGCATGCAATAAGAAATCAACACTTTGTAGGTTTTCTCGCGAAATTACGTATATACCCCCATAATTCAAAGCTTACATCTGTACAGCATGCTTGAGTATTGCGAGATCTTCTTCGTTCTAATTAGGCATTGAGATTACAGACCATGGACCACTTTGCTCATCTGCAATTCCATGTGCTCCCAAACCTACAATTTTAATAAGCAAGCGTTAAAATTTACCAGTATACACAACTAGGTGCAATCGGGTACTTCTCTACGCCCTGTGATCTGTATTAAAATTGACCAGTGCAAATGATATGAATATTTATGAATATCAATTGTCATTAATTGTTaatctttaagaaaaaaaaaatttaacaggCAATCAACAATGTATATAAAGAtgaacaattatatataattagtgCAGAATTAACTCGGAAACAAAGCAGGGACGGAGCCAGAAATTTCTTCTAGTGGGGGTAATCGAAAACAACTAAGAAAACCTTATTATATTATGGTTATACGCAATATGATATTAAAGATAGTTTCAAATGATGATGTATCACAATtccaatgttacaaaaatttcaatatggtagtggaaagtggcaaagtgatgagaaaaatataagtACATTATAGGCGGGAGATGGTTTTATCAGTTTGAATGACAGAACAAGAGCATTATTgctcatataatatttgatatggAGTATAAGTAGAATGAATGTATGTTGGATATtagatacatatattttcttcaaagataactcgtgtatattatataattatggTCTGCAACTAAACAAACTAATTACTTGAGTGGGGGCATCTGCTCCTATTGAGCCTTCATTGGCTTCGTCCATGAAACAAAGATGTATATACATAAATGGAAATGCTTGAAACGATGAGTTCACTAATCATGGTTAAATATACCATTGTAAATAAATCAACAAAGGTTGTGATTAATGTTTGGTGTGGTTGAAATGTTACCATGCTAATTAAGGAGGCATTTTGGACATATTGATTTGAATTTACATATGCTAAGGAGGCATTTTGGTAATATAGTTTGGAAAGATGGGCCAATTGACAAGCTAAGTTATCTAAATGTAGAGTCTCTGTATAAGTTCATCTTGCCAAACTTGAAACCCAACAAGGCAAAGAGAGAAAGCAGAGGTAAAGCAGCAATCCCTCTAAGTCTTTGGCTTCCAAAGTCCTCCTTCtacctctatctctctctctctctctctctctctctctctctctctctcttctacaTATGTCatcattagggtttttagaaAACTAGGTTCTTACTTCTGATCACAGTTCTTTTGTTTATTGTAGCACTCTTTCATTTAAGATTTTTATTGGGTACAACTCTCTCATCATTTATTTTCATCCAACAAAAACAAGAACCCTTTAGTACTTATAGCATACTAAtaattaaacaattttttttccatataTAATCCACATATACATGCTTTTTTATGCTCAAATATGTatttttaaactatctaattgttgggtttttgggtCTTGATCTAAATCAGGAATTTGAGCACTGGTAGAGTCAGAGTTCCATAAATTTCTTCTAGCTTTTCCTAcaaattaaagaagaaaaattacGTAAATATGGGAAGGGGCAAGATAACAATTTCGAGGATAGAAAACAAAACCACAAGGCAAGTGACTTTTGCGAAACGGCGGGCAGGACTGATCAAGAAGACTCATGAGCTTTCTGTGCTATGTGATGCCCAGATTGGCCTTTTCATTTTCTCAAGCACTGGCAAGATGTTTCAGTACTGCAGTGAGGCATCAAGGTAATGAACTAGTCCTCCCACTTTTTCTATGTTTTATTTTCTTGCTTTCTTGGGGACTTTTTAtgggtttgttttattttttctttattcgaCGTGTTTCTTAGATGGGTTTTATTTACTGATCTGGTTGCATAATTTGTGTATATTTGTTCAGTTTGCAAATTAATGGTTACAGaagtttttctcttttcttttcacaCAGAAGATCATATTTTGGTTTCAGGGTTTGCTTTGTTTCAAATCACAActtctctctcctttcttttttcttttcaccgaTCTATGTGTTTTACCGTTGTTGTTGCCATTTGGGGTTTTCGTTTTTTCTACACTGTTCTTGGGCATGATCTGATCTTAGTATCTCTCTCCCAATCTGTaacttatttatttttcctttaatttattttttctcagCACCGCAGGTTGATTTTTACACAGTGCTATggtttggttttcagttttggCTCAATAGCCTCatcaaatttaaatgatttGACCAATTGAGTTCATCTACTTGCTATTTGCTCAGATCTGCATACCTAGGGTTTTCGAAACCCTATTAATTTCTGACTGTGGCACTCATGCTGTCCTATGTCAGCAAAAACAAAGAGtaagaaaacaaataattgaTAATTCACGGTCAACAAATATTTCTGCCACGGACTCTCAGTTGAATGTTGATGTCTACCTACTTCAATCTCTACCGTATCTTACTCTTTATTTTCACTTGATCATTTTCCCTTTTGAATTTTGGGTAAATCgcttttcagatttttttttcgtTATGGCACTCATAGCCAATATTGTTGCACGAAAcgttttggtgaattatttttcCACATTTTTACTGAGtaaaatgtaaattaattatatgaCATACATATGCCTGTCAGTTATAATGTTACATGTCTAATTAAGTTATATGCGATCCAACTTTAGAATCAAAATTCATTTTAATtaatatcatcatcttcatggttttgtttgtaTGTCTTATAGCGTGGATGAGCTTATTCAAAGGTACCAGGTTGCTAAAGGGATTCGAATACCGCAACACAATGACACGGTATATGCACCCGGTGATTATGTACTGAATTTCAACTCAAAACCAATATGATTGTTCTAAGTGCTTATGTTATAAGAATTATTTGTGACACACCTTCTATTTGTTATAGGAATATATGAATGCTGAGTTgggaaaaatgaggagagaaacTCACCATCTGGAATTAAGTTTGCAACGCTACACGGGCGAGGATCTAAGTTGCATTCGATTTGAAGATCTGGTGGAGCTTGAACACCAACTGGAGGCGTCTGTTAACAAGGTTCGAGCTAGGAAGGTATTATTAATCTTCAATTGTCTCCTAATTATTACATCTTTTAGTTGATGTTGTATATTTGCATTAACTATATTTCACTAGTGTTACAGGTTTAAATTTGGCACTGTATGATTTGTAACAAGGTCACATTAGAAGGTCCCTGATCGatggccattcatgaaaattcTACTATGCTCTAGTATATTCAATAAACCAAGACTTTTAACTGTTAGATATTGATTAGTGAATTTTTTACCAATGATCTAATGGTTGAAATCTCAGTGTATATGATACTCTGGAACATACTAAAaaatcacgtgttttaattacCTAGCTAACCTTTTTTGTTCAtgaatttcttgtttttcttttccaatgaCTAATTGGAAATTGCCTTACAGTTTGAGGTCTTGCAACAGCAGATAGCCAATCTTCTTGCGACGGTAGGTTTTTAAACCCATGATTTCTAGCAATATATTCACTTTTTTGGTTAATATGATCTAAAGTACTGATGGGTTGCATTATCATGAAACTTAGACCAAAAGACGggaggaagaaaatgagaaactATTCCATCTGGTGAGTATCTGCAGGGTTATATCTAATTTTGAAATTTCTGAAATGTTGCTTACAAATTAACATGCATGACAAAGTGTTGCTTACAAAAGTTTGATTAATTTAAATGTGTATATGGAAATTTAGATTAAGGCGCATCAGGCAGCAGCATTTGGTCATGATCTGCAGGCGCATAATGAGGCTCACGAGCAGTTGGAGAATCTGGAGATGATACGGAAATCTGAGGAGCACCGACACGTGCTCGATCAATTCCCATTTACAGGTGAAGAACAACCAAGCAGTGTACTTCAGCTAGCTACTTTGCAGCCTCAGCCTCAGTTCAACCTTTACCCTCACCAGCCTGCTCATCATCATCCCGGCCTTCTCGATTTCAACCTCAGCGGCCCCTCTATATACGGTATACGTATATATACAGCAGTTATACATATTATATAGTTGATCATGATCACACAAAGTGTTTAATTAATTACACTGGTGATATATACAGcctaattttttattctttttttttttccagttacATATTCGTACCACAGCTTACAACACTAATATAATTTTGTCTGAACCTTATTAGTTTTGTTGTTCTGCAGAGTGACAATTTATGAGAAGGGATAGCTAGCTTCTGGCATGCATGCATCAAGGTTAAAAGGGGTGTCTGAATCCTCTTCGTGCTGGAATATTACAAATATCTGAACTACTTTTTCAGGGTTTTTGGACTTATTTATAAATATGACTTATTAAGAATATTATATGATGTGGTTTTCTAGCAAAAGATGATGTAGTTTTCAGGCTTTTCTAGCAAAAGATGATGTGGTTTTTGTTAAGATATGTTTATATCATGAATATTGATGATGAGTGTCTGTGCGTAATCACTTATATTTTACAATAGACTCGCTTTCAGTGATCACTTATAGTTTACAATTAATTACCGACATTAtgtacattttttcttctttaaaatttttaaacttttttttttt carries:
- the LOC114827320 gene encoding MADS-box protein FBP24-like, which encodes MGRGKITISRIENKTTRQVTFAKRRAGLIKKTHELSVLCDAQIGLFIFSSTGKMFQYCSEASSVDELIQRYQVAKGIRIPQHNDTEYMNAELGKMRRETHHLELSLQRYTGEDLSCIRFEDLVELEHQLEASVNKVRARKFEVLQQQIANLLATTKRREEENEKLFHLIKAHQAAAFGHDLQAHNEAHEQLENLEMIRKSEEHRHVLDQFPFTGEEQPSSVLQLATLQPQPQFNLYPHQPAHHHPGLLDFNLSGPSIYE